Proteins encoded by one window of Microplitis mediator isolate UGA2020A chromosome 1, iyMicMedi2.1, whole genome shotgun sequence:
- the LOC130678192 gene encoding uncharacterized protein LOC130678192 gives MNDSLKNDINYNTAQSITSFLTELQTTIDNFHKKFDRAYEKYLDAFKNTNDDKNSTVSQKNIPVFKSFNKVTKIYEHVSKTLENFMSAFLYDYADILNLALKINELKKKYDVLSDEYKYNANYLNVSEMYKLNKKLNHMVQEHNDLVVTFQSRNAQLDILKNGLMKGTLIYTSPKSGKKLTLSLNSELADFNYHMELSSSNNYSEISNEYTRKFEDRLKQLANGLILLPISPLNNEINFNDKNNDDNQNIKATGEKRNFEKETINENESKRKASDGKSLNDLDKLNNILNKSGKLTDEEIELLKNKLSSSKYIIKSMENELINVKNKMKRMFTEKSKNVKFRQLRLRLDERKKATSKMLDYQRQLSKKIKQKLGIRDN, from the coding sequence atgaatgattcaCTTAAAAATGACATTAACTACAACACTGCCCAGTCGATTACATCTTTTCTAACAGAATTACAAACAACTATAGACAATTTCCACAAAAAATTCGATCGTgcatatgaaaaatatttagatgCTTTCAAGAACACAAATGACGATAAAAATTCAACGGTTTCTCAGAAGAACATTCCAGTCTTCAAGTCTTTTAATAAAGttactaaaatatatgaacATGTGTCGAAAAcactagaaaattttatgtcagcATTTTTGTACGATTATGCGGATATTTTGAATTTGGCgcttaaaataaatgaattgaaaaaaaaatatgatgtatTATCtgatgaatataaatataatgctAATTATCTAAACGTATCTGAaatgtataaattaaataaaaaattaaatcatatgGTACAAGAGCATAATGATTTAGTGGTTACTTTTCAATCACGTAATGCGCAATTagacattttgaaaaatggtttAATGAAGGGTACGCTCATTTACACGTCACCGAAGTcgggaaaaaaattgactttgtCTCTGAATAGTGAATTGGCTGACTTTAATTATCATATGGAATTAAgttcaagtaataattattctgaAATAAGTAATGAGTATACCAGAAAATTTGAAGATCGTCTTAAGCAATTAGCTAATGGATTAATATTACTTCCTATAAGTccattaaataatgaaataaattttaatgataaaaataatgatgataatcaaaatattaaagcaaCTGGTGAAAAACGTAATTTCGAGAAGGaaacaataaatgaaaatgaatcAAAAAGAAAAGCTAGTGACGGTAAATCTTTAAATGATCtagacaaattaaataatattttaaataaaagtgggAAATTAACAGATGAAGAGAtagaattattgaaaaataaactgTCATCTtcgaaatatataattaaatcaatggaaaatgaattaataaatgttaaaaataaaatgaaacgtATGTTCactgaaaaatcaaaaaacgtTAAGTTTCGGCAACTTAGATTACGATTAGATGAAAGGAAAAAAGCGACTTCTAAAATGTTGGACTATCAGCGGCaattgtcgaaaaaaataaaacaaaaattaggCATTAgagataattaa